DNA from Eucalyptus grandis isolate ANBG69807.140 chromosome 5, ASM1654582v1, whole genome shotgun sequence:
AGGGTTTCACCCCGAacaagaaaatcgaaaaaaaaaatttcaacccgAACTGAGGGCATCAGAAGTTGTTTTCCAATATACTTATAGGGATTCTCATTGAAGTATATTGCTTCTTGAAGTATTGGTTAGTATGCACATAGTAATCTTTCCAGTGTTGGATGGTTTCCAGTCATCTTTGAAGTACTGGTTGATATGATTTTATAGCCTCTATATTGACTCAGTGGTGGATCGATTGAACCCTTATTTATGTTTGTTGTTCCATGGCTGATTGCACAACTGGAGTCAAGTGCTTGATTATTGTGTTATTCTTATTCGGCTCGGTCGATTCTTGTGTTCAACCTGTCTGGCTAATTGCATTATTGGAGTTCAGTAGAGTTAATACTGATGGCTTCTACATCATCTACTGGTTTGACGCATTTCCAATTGACATCTGTCAAGTTTGATGGCACTATCCATCATGGTTTAAAGCTGTACAAGTTTATCTTACTGCAACTAAACATCATGATTATCTTACATCTACACTTCCCTTGGATAAGAATAAAGTAGATTATTGGATTGCCGGAGATGCAATGATCCGTACACTATTATGGAATATTATGGATCTGAAGATTAGCCCTCACTTCATTCAATGTAATTCTGCTAaggaagtttgggataaatgtgctCTACTTTATTCTGGCCAAAATAATATGACACGAGTGTGTGACACATGGGAGGCCCTATTTAATCTTCAACGTGGACATCAGTCTCTATCTAAATATTATGCTCGTTTCACTACATTTTGTCGACAGCTAGATGCTTATCTTCCAACTTCCAATGATCCAAATGTATTAGTCAAACGCTAGGAGGATCTTTGAGTGATACTATTTCTTAAAGCACTAGGGCCTGAATATTCCTCCCTTCGTCAGCAAATTACGTCTGAAAGCTCCTTGCCTACAGTTGATGAGGTTTTCTCTTGAGCCTTATGCTCGACACCTACTGACAAGATATCCACTACAACTTTAGAGACAAGTGCCATGATTTCTCATGGCTCTAGTGGACATGGAGCTCGTGGTCGTGGTTATCGGGGTCATGGACGTGGGTTTATTTAGAGTGGAAGTAGTGGTGGTCGTGATAGAATTCTTGGTAGCCGTGGCTCTCGATATTGTAACCATTATCGAGGGCTGGACATACTGAAGCTTACTGCTACACGCTTCATCCAGAGCTTCAACCCATAGTTACTGCATTTGCTGAAGTGGAAGATTCTTCCTCACCAATTCAATCCGATCATACAAATGTGCAGGATACAAAAGATTCGATTACATTAACATGTGCAGAATATGAGGCTTGGATTCGCTCCAAACAGGTGACAAGAACTTCAGCTCCCACTGCAACTCTAGCACATAGCTCAAAAGGTAATTCATCCTGTTTACTTTCTATAGTGTCAAACTCTTAGGTTATAGATTCTGGAGCTATTCATCATATAGTTGATAACTCTAAATTGTTGTCTTCATTAAATTACACACCTCTTGGGGTGTCCAACTCTGTTACATTAGCCAATGGTTCAATTTCCCAAGTTACTGGCATTGGAAATGCCCATTTGAGTTCCTCCATTTCTTTATCATCCATCCTTTATCTCAAATCTCCATATAATTTGATTTCCGTTAGTTCATTAACTAAAGAACTAAATTGTTCCATAACCTTTTTTGCTTCTCATCATGTTTTCCAGGATCTGAGGACTGGACAAATTATTGGTGGGGGACATGAATCAAATGGCCTATACTATCTAGACAAGAAAGTGATAGTTGCAGCAGCTATGAAGCACTCATTGAGAATCGCACTTGGAAGCTTACTACCTTTCCTGTGGGAAAGCAACCTGTTGGTTGTCGTTGGGTTTTCACGATTAAGGTCCACCATGATGGCATCATAGATCTATTAAAGGCACGGTTGGTCGCTAAAGGATATACTCAAACATATGGTGTCGATTATGATGACACTTTTTCTCTTATAACCAAAATTCCATTTGTTCGTGTCTTTATTTCTCTATCAACACATTTTAGATGGTTTCTTCATCAATTAGACATCAAAAATGCGTTCCTACATGGTGATTTGGCTGAAGAGGTGTATATGAAGCAACCACCTGGATTTGTTGCTTAGGGGGAGAATCTGGTATGTCATTTATATAAGGCATTGTATGGACTAAAGCAATTTTCTTGTGCTTGGTTTGGTAAGTTTAGTGATGCTGTTATCAAGTTTGGATTAAAGCGTTGTCGAGTAGACCATTTAGTCTTCAGTTCTGTCTCCTCAACTGGTTGTATTCTTCTGGTGGTATATATGGATGATATTATCATTATTGGCAATGATTTAGATGGTATTCAACGACTTAAACAATTTATGCATACATAGTTTAGTACTAAGGATATGGGACATTTGCGGTATTTCCTAAGTATTGAGGTTGCCTATTCGcatacatatataaatttaaCTCAGAGAAAATATGTTCTCAACATTCTTGATGAGGTTGGACTTGTTGGAGCAAAACTGGTTGATACTGCTATGGAACCCAATGTGAAACTTGATGCAGAAGATGGAGAATTATTACATGACCCAATGAAATATCGGAGAGTAGTTATAAAGTTGAATTATCTTATCGTCACGAGACCTGATATATCTTTTGCCGTTAGTGTTGTAAGCCAATTCATGGGTTCTCCTCAGACTACTCACTGGGATGCTGTGTTtcgaattatcaaatatttgAAAGGAGCACCAAGTAAAGGactaattttcaagaattatggccACCTGAATACCACAAGTTTTTCTAATGCGGATTGGGCTAGATGTTCTACTAGTAGAAGATCTACATCGGGTTATTGTGTATTTCTTAGAGGTAATTTAGTTGCTTGGAAGAGTAAGAAACAACATGTGATTTTTCGATCAAGtgcagaagcagaatatagAGTAACGGCACATGTGACTAGTGAACTGCTCTAGTTGAAGATGTTATTGTCAGAAATTGGGATGTTAACATTAGAACCATCGATATTATATTGTGACAATCAATCAGCTATTCATATTGCAAACAATCTCGTCTTCCATGAGCGAACTAAGCAcattgaggtttttttttttttggtaaagaactaagcacattgaggttgattgttACTTTATACGAGAAAAAGTTCAGAAAGGAGAGATCACTCTTCAACATACAAGAATGGAGGATCAGCTTGCAGATATTTTTATCAAGTCTTTACGAAGAAATAGagtgaattttttatataacaAGTTGGATTGTTTGATATCTACatcccaacttgagggggagtgttaggaaataataataagggtaaaatagtcATAAGAGGGttactcatatatatatatatattcttgtaaTCCTTTTTTGATTAAGAGGATACAATACGTAGAATACTCTCTCCTTCAACAATATCAAAAAACTGCTTAGCAATAGTCGAAAAATAGAATGTAGCCGCTCATTAGTAAAAGGCGTATATAAAGGGTACTTTGAGTTATACGCATAATAAATTTGTTGTAATGTTCtaaattcaatttattcttGAGTCAAGTTATGAGAAGGTATTCTATTACCAATTTGTTAGTCTTGCACTTATGGTTGCCGAGCTGTCTGTGACAAGATCCAGACATGAAGTTAGTTTGGAATTGAGGAAGTTGATCTATAAAATACCATTTGACAATTTAGAGATTGCCCATGATGCATTCGGACATGCAAAGGGACTAACCATGAGTAAGCACACAGTTGAGGGCAAAggcaaaaaaaagtttgattaGAGCAACCCGACTGACTCATTGGCTGGTGCCGAGAAGACAGCGAACTCCTCCTCGTCCACGAGTTCACGTTGCAAGGCAGCTCGGATCATCAATTGCCCAAAGGCAGGACCGAATTGACATGGGAAATGAGGTACAACATCGCTCGGGAGCTTGGTCTCGGCACTGCTCTACTTGGACATGGCGTTGGAACAATGCATGACAGGTTGGGCTGGCAAAATGAGTCATTGACCCATGTTTtaattcatattcattttgctaGGTCAAATAAGGtcatttaaaatttaacatatgGGTTTACTAAAACAAAGCTCGACTTTTGATGGGTCTTTAATGGGTCTGCTCAAAGCCCAGCTTCAACCCATTTGCTTTTTACAATCTCTCTCAGTCTCGTGCCGCTCATCCCCCTTCAGTGCTCCGCGCCACGgcattctcctcctcctccggctcTGGCGTAATCGCCTTATCGAGCAGTGTGACGAAAATGAAAGCACGAACAAGAGCTCAAATTCATCACGCTGTCGTCATGAACAGATCGAAAACAAGCTCGAAACGAAAGTAGGAAATCAGATGCGACATGAGAATCTAAGAAAATGCATAGGGACCGATTAGGGCTAGCTCGCGGAGTTGCAAGAAAGCTTTACTTGGAAGAGAAAATAGGATTTCGCGATGTGTTTGGCTCAACTTTTCTAGAAGGCTTTCAGCCTTTAAAGTCCATGCTTGAGTGTTTGGCAAGCCTTTCAAAGTGGCTTTTGGCTAAATGTTGGCCTTGAGAAAGCTGAACACAAAGCAAGTAGAGACTAGCCGTGGGTAGGATGCTATTTCTAGACATTGTTCTTCTCTTCTTACACTCATTAGCTTTTTTATATTCCCATCTTACCCTCACTATTTTTAGAATTAATGGTTGGTCATCGGCACCAGTGATGCGTGACACCGATGGTGGCGCCTAGGCTTTCTAGCAATTCTAGACCTTGCCGCCTAGGTTCACCCAACCTTGATGAGGGCCGCGACCTTAGGCAATGATAGCCAGCAAAATTTTTAGGGATTACTATACCATAAAAAAGTTGTCGCGTTACTAAACCATTCAttatttttagggtttggaATTGAGTAGTCTAACTTACGTATTGCGTGCATTTGGGTCATTGGACATTTCATATGTGCAACTCATTTATCGaagatataaattttgtgtcatcCTTCCTTGACGGATGATTGCCAATTCCCATAAAAGTAATGTTACGGACTCCATTTTATTGGAAATATTAAAGGATAATGAAGTCACAATCACTCGAATTCTTTACCCGTTTTACAATCGAGCatctcacatttttttttcttttttgtgtgtgCAATTATCTCAACTTTCTAGATATGGGTCATCAGAGATGTCCCTTACGATTCAGGACGGAATGTTATATGGCCATTAATTATTAATATTGACGTCCAATGTAGCCTTATTAAAACGAAATAGCGTATTTCTTGCTAAATAAGCAAGTCAGGTCACAGATTTTGCTTAATGCGTGCCGAGTAAACGAGTTATGCCAGCAATACATGACATGTGaattaatttaacaaaagcCTCACGTTGAGCCATATTTAAAAGATTGAGATACTTGCTCGAACAGAAAATAATAAGTAGACAATCGACTTTAGAATGGAGCAAAAATCATTATTACCCAGCATTTGGTTTAATTCTGACCTTTGaaagattttaatgcaatagctCGTTTTGGTAATTGCTTATTTTGCTGTCGtacttcatctccttcataAGAGTAAAGTTCCAACTGCAATATGAGATTCCTCTTGCAATGATCAAGtctcaataattattttaagtacCGTACAACTACAACATTACTAACAGTAGTGAATGAGAAAGGCGAGCGTACAATAGCACATTTCGAGAATCACCTCTCGGCGATTTTCGTACATATCATACTTAAATAGACATCAGTTCCTAACAAAATAAAACTAGACATCGTTGAGGCActatattttacattttcttacAGAGCGAGGCATTTGCTCAAACGCATCCAGACGAGACGAGATCTTAGGGTCGATTACCTAGGCTCCTGCGTGGGAGTTTGGGAGGCTTTTTCTTGAAGTTCAAAACGTCAATGCCTCTTCAATCGTCGGCCGAGACGCAGCAATGGGGTGAGTACACCACAGCCCCACAATCAACAAAGCCTCCGCCTGTTTCTTGTCAAAATTCCTAGCCGAGCCCCGTGTCCACCACTTGAGAAATTTCTTGCGCCAGCGCAAGCTGAAGTCCCCGCGCCCGGCCAAGCTCAGGCTCCCATAATGCTCCCAAACCCACTGGACAAGGTTTAGGCCTCGTCCTCTTAGTTCCGAGTCCAAGACGCATTTCCAGCAAACTATTTCTAAAAGGACGACTCCAAAACTAAAGACATCAGATTCTTTACTTGCCTCACCCGTCTGGACAGTACTCTGGAGCCATATAACCAATTGTTCCTACCTCTTCGGTTGCTTCTGGCCCTCTGGTGTGGTCAACTGGCCTAGCCGTGCCGAAATCTCCCAATTTGGCCTCGAAATTTTCATTAAGCATGATGTTGTTGGATTTGATATCCCTGTGGATCACACATTGATTGCCTCCTTTCTGCAGGTAGTGCACTGCTGAGCCTACTCCTAGAGCGATGTTGTACCTCTTCTCCCACGGCAACAAGGGTCTATCTTTAAACAGATGATCCCCCAAGCTACCTTGACTCATAAATTCGTAAACCAGGGCGAACTTATCTTTCTTGTGACAACAGCCTATAAGTGCCACCAAGTTTCTGTGCCTAAGTTGGcttaatgacttcacctctgctaTATATTCCTTTATCCCTCGGTCTGAACCAGATTTTAGTATCTTTACAGCGACCCGTGCGCCAGTGACTTCCATGTTCCCTTCGTACACAATCCCGAAACTTCCTTCTCCCCGAAATCTGGCAGGTGCTAAATCACTGGTCATGATCATCAACTCTTCCCAGGAGAACTCCTTGAGTATAGTGAAATTTTTTAACTCTTTGGTTAAATTCGCGCTAAGGTTGCCTTCTTCTCcacctctctctgtctctggaCTGGAGACTTCTGACCTATAATTTAGCCAATCAACAATGATCGCCACCAATACAACGACACCGCCCATTACTATGAGCTGCCACTTCAACCAAGAGTCGGTAGCCTTTTCCACCTGGTGCTGTGAACCAGAGATTGGTTCGGATATCAGGACCAAGCGATGCCCTTTGACACAAGCACCCACCATCTTTAGCATAGATGCCCCTGAGCTGTATGAGCAGTAGTGATGAAAGGTTTTCGTTAATGGGATTCCCATCAGCAGCCCTACAGACCAAGCTCAAACATTCCGTACGCGGGTCGTACATTATACTAGAAGACGACCCGTCCTCCATGACTTTCTTGATCGCGATTTGGATATCAGCCCTGACGCCGAGGTCGTTCGGATGTATACGAATAAATGGAACAACCACACCCAACGTATTCTTGTAACGGTTAATGTTGACTGCAAGACAACTGCTGTCGGGAAGAGCTGGATGGCCCAGAGTATGGCAAGGGGAGTTCGCATCGACTTTTTGTGTATCTTCCTTCGGTTGAAGGTTGGTAAAGCGGTCAAAGCAAAACGTGAAGCTATCGAGGGCATATATTGGACTGTCGTTCTTCCGTCCAAAGAGTAAAGCGCAACCTTAAGGACTGAAAAATCAGCAAGTGAGGGCTGAAGGATCACCGCTCGGTCGCTGATGCTGTCGAGTCTTCCATTCGGCTGGCTCGGGCTGAAGTAAAAAGGTCGCTCAGAAGCCCATCCCCAAAGGCCTAAGTGAAAGTTGGTTTCAAAAACATTTATTTACACGATACATGGATCGGCAAAGTGTAGAGCGGAAGCTGAAAGGGGCTTGAGCAGAGAGATCGTCAAGACTAGCAGAACTAATGCGGATGTGGGACGTTGACGCTGATCTTTATGTCTTCCAGAGCTTCTCATGTCGGATGTTTTTAATTTCTGGCAGATCTGACAATCGCCTGCAAACTCAAAGCGCCGTGCGGAGCCACGCGGGCAGGTTAACGTCTTCATCGTTCTCAGCGCTCAGCTCCGAAAAAGTGGTGAAAGAGATGATCGATGCGGTGCGCCAGAATCAAATAACGAATAGAAAACTGCACTCACCGCCGTTTCAGTCCTTTGTCGTCGAGATCAAGCTCGGCCGCCGAACTTGGGCCTCAGATTCTGGGTCGAGCGAGCCCAAGATTTGTGATCTAGAGCTCAGCTCGACCTGGAATCTGAGATGATTCGAGGTCGATCACAGTCAGCCTAGGCAACGAacgaggcggaggtggaggagtGGTCCGTCGACACGGCATAGGGTTTCTAACCAAGTTGTAGcaaaggggaaagaagaaagaaagcaaatggtaaagaagaaaatttattctttatattgtgttttGTCTCTCATAGAATATAACCGAATTTTatcttgtgaaacagcaaaagaagtttaggACATACTTCATGTTACCTATGATCGATCTCTTTATCAATGCTGTTGTTTATTATCTTTTTGATTAATGACAAAAATGGAGAGAGTTGAGTTCTAGATActcaaaagataataaaaattaaggGACATGAAAAAGTAGTTGCCTGGTAAAAACAAAACTAAtgccctgaaaaaaaaaaatgcaaagaagagcGAAATCAATAGCCATGCAAAAGACCATCAAGAAATGCCTAACGTTTCTAACTATCCAAGCTGCATTTCTGAGAGGATTCTACCAaactggagaagaagaagtttaGAAAGCCATTGAGAGTTACACAAAACACTTAGGGACTTTACCCAACACACTACATCTTCCTTGCCTTTTATAGACATTAGGAGGTCACACACAAATAAAGaccagagaaggaaaaagagaggacCGGGGCAGGTAAGGTCGGGGTTGGTGGCACCTGGGAAGGCGGGATTTTCGACTTGTGCTACTAGTTTAAAGTTTTGGTTTGACTGACGCTACCAAAGCGATAAATATTATCTTCACCTAAAGATTCGTGaaattttctcatatttcaCTTTAGAAATTAAGatttatgaaatattttatcTCTCTATTTAGGCTATGGTTCTTCATTCGCTATTGCCCGTGGTCTGTCTGACACGGCGGTGATGGTGGAAGGGTGTTGGAGtgaaaagggggaagaagaaaaatcaaaggaaagaagaagagaagggaagagagaggggcGACGTGATGTGAGTTGCGGGAGGGTGGTCCCGGGGTCGGTGAATGGAGAGGGATTTTCAAACCAAGGGGGGATTTTCAAGCTCAGGCGGGGTGGGTGGTCCCGAATTTGGTGAATGGAGTGGGGTTTTCACATGAAATTCCACTCCTAAGCACCATTTTCtccgccggcgaggctcagtTAATGCGAAAGCGACTCAAAAAGCGTAAAAAAGTCTTTACGTGCATTTCTTATCGATGACCACACATGTCGATTGTAAGATATTGCCAACAGGAGCTTAACACTTTGAAGATGCAATTGCCAAAAATTCATAGAGAAACTGGACgcattaaagaaaatataaacataatcTACATTTATTACATCACTAGGTCTCTATTTATTTCGCCGAGAATGAAATatctagaaaacattttcttgaaaattctcACTTATATCGTTGGaaataattagtaaaaaaatgatttcattgcccataataatttgtatcttacacgttttttttttttttttttcagacagtacaaataagaagaaatgcaaaggaaaaattgttttcaattttgctccatggggtggggtggggtgggagCTTCCTCGGTCATACGACATATAAGCCAAATTGGAGTGACGCTTAcaaaggaaaatttgttttcaattcaaatTCGATGTAGCCGCTCATTAGTAAAAAGCGTATATAAAGGGTACTTCGAGTTATACGCatcaaaaaaatagttgtaATGCTCtaaattcaatttattcttGAGTCAAGTTATGAGAAGGTATTCTGTTACCAATTTGTTACTTATGGTTGCCGAGCTATCTATGACAAGATCCAGACACGAAGTTGGTTTGGAATTGAGGAAGTTGATCTATAAAAATACCATTTGACAATTTAGAGATTGCCCATGATGCATTTGGACATGCAAATGGGCTAAACCATGAATAAGCACTCAGTTGAGGGCAAAGGCCCAAAAAAGTTTGATTAGAGCAACCCGACTAACTCATTGGCTGGTGCCAAGAAGACAGCGAACTCCTCCTCGTCCACGAGTTCACGTCGCAAGGCAGCTCGGATCATCAATTGCCTAAAGGCAGGACCGAATTGATATGGGAAATGAGGTAAAACATCGCTCAAGGCTTGGTCTCGGCATTGCTCTACTTGGACATGGCGTTGGAACAATGCATGACAGGTTGGGCTGGCAAAATGAGTCATTGACCCATGTTTtaattcatattcattttgctgGGTCAAATAGGGtcatttaaaatttaacatatgGGTTTACTAAAACAAAGCTCGACTTTTGATGGGTCTTTAATGGGTCTACTCAAAGCCCAGCTTCAACCCATTTGCTTTTTACGATCTCTTTCAGTCTCGCGCCACTCATCCCCTTCAGTGCGCCGCGTCCTCGCTCTAGAGTAATCGCCTTATCGAGCAGTGTGACGAAAATGAAAGTAGGAACAAGAGCTCGAATTCATTACCCTGTTGTCATGGACAGATCGAAAACAAGCTTGAAAGTAGGAAATCGGAAGCGACATGAGAATCTAAGAAAATGCACAGGACCGATTAGGGCTAGCTCGCAGAGTTGCCAAAAAGCTTTACTTGGAAGAGCGGATAGGATTTCATGGTGTGTTTGGCTCAACTTTTCTAAGAGGCTTTCAGCCTTTAAAATCCTTTAAGGAAATGCTTGAGTGTTTGGCAAGCTTTTCAAAGTGGCTTTTGGCTAAATGTTGAACTTGAGAAAGCCAAATGCAAAGCAAGTAGAGACTTACTTTGGTATGATGccatttttacataattttatTCTCATCttatgttgtaaaatattgcgttgcaaatatataatagagaaaagattgagaagagaaagcaagtgaacaccaAAAATAGTAGAGAAAGCAAGAGGAGAGAATATTATTTATAGTATCTCACTGTTGTGTTTCTGTTGTTCTAtgttgtacatcaaaactaaactcctatttataggagaacaagaatgtacttaccattaatatcaatgtatcgaatgatacatgtactggaTAAGGGAGATGAACATTTATTGTATatggagatgtacttagaatatatgatacaaatgtaccataataagtaccttagttaagatgaatataatgaatattcattcatgtattctattcattcatgtatttcataacactcccccttgaatattcatcatattcattacgAATGTGTATCGAATGATACTGCCTCACTAAAAACCTTAAGCCGCAAAAACCCAGTGGGATAAGAACCggaccaaagagaaaaagaatgcaGAGCATAAATGTTatgatctctcccttttatggatgcattaattgcctcgttaaaaactttaagccggaaaaaccctatgggaaaaaaccggacataaagaaaaaagagtgcaatgcatatatagccaCTCCTGAGGctaatcattattgcatcttgtgaacttgCCGCATATCAATGCTGCAATGTATAGTTCATAATATATCCCCTTCAATTGAGCCATGTAGCCACTGCTAGGGCTAATCAATCTTACATCTTGTGAACTCGCTGCATACCAatgccatatactaatttctcaaaatttgatgttggcaatgatttggtaaaaagatctacaagattatttatggattgaatctgtttaacatcaatttgtcgactttcttgaagttcatgagtatagaaaaatttcggtgagatatgcttggtcctatcacctttgatatatcctcccttgacttgtgcaacacaagcagcattatcttcataaattataatgGGAGAATTTGTAACTGGTATTaagcaacaagaattatgaatatgtgttataacggatcttaaccaaacat
Protein-coding regions in this window:
- the LOC120293578 gene encoding L-type lectin-domain containing receptor kinase IX.1-like produces the protein MVGACVKGHRLVLISEPISGSQHQVEKATDSWLKWQLIVMGGVVVLVAIIVDWLNYRSEVSSPETERGGEEGNLSANLTKELKNFTILKEFSWEELMIMTSDLAPARFRGEGSFGIVYEGNMEVTGARVAVKILKSGSDRGIKEYIAEVKSLSQLRHRNLVALIGCCHKKDKFALVYEFMSQGSLGDHLFKDRPLLPWEKRYNIALGVGSAVHYLQKGGNQCVIHRDIKSNNIMLNENFEAKLGDFGTARPVDHTRGPEATEEVGTIGYMAPEYCPDG